Below is a genomic region from Actinomadura sp. NAK00032.
GTGTTCGACGCCCGGACGATGGCGCTCGCCAACGACGAGGTGCCGATCTACGAGTTCGCGGGCCGTGAGCGCGCCGGGATGCTGCTCAAGGCCGGCACGATCGCCGGGCTGGAGGCCGAGATCGGCCTCCCCGAGGGCTCGCTGCGGCGGACCGTCGCCGAGTACAACGCCGCCATCGCGTCCGGCGGCCCCGACCCGTTCGGCCGGGCCCACATGTCGGGCGGGGTCGGCGCGCCGACGCCGCTCGACCGGCCGCCGTTCTACGCGCACCCGTCCGGGACGGTCGTCCTCGCGACGTACTGCGGGCTGACCGTCGACACCCGGATGCGGGTCCTCGACTGGTGGGGCGAGCCGATCGGGCGGCTGTACGCGGCGGGCGAGATCACCGGCGGCTTCCACGGTGCGGGCTACATGACCGGCACCTCCATCGGCAAGGCGGGCGTGTTCGGCCGGATCGCCGGGCGGGGCGCCGCGAGCGAGGAGAGTGAGATCGAGTGGTGACGCCGTCCTTCGACCTGACCGGGCAGGTCGCCGTGGTGGTCGGTGCCGCCGCGGGCGGCCTCGGAGAGCGCGCGGCGCGGGCGCTGGCGGACGCGGGCGCGACGGTCGCCGTCGCCGACCTCGCGTCGCGGGCCGATGACCTCGCCGAGACGGCGCGGGCCTGCGGCGCCGCGAGCACGCACGAGGTGGACGTCACCGACGAGGCGTCCGTCGCCGCCCTGATCGAGGCCGTCACCACCGGGCATGGCGGGCTGGACGTCGTGGTGAACGCCGCCGGTGTCATGCTGCGCAAGCCCTACGACGAGACGTCGGTCGAGGAGTTCGAGCGGGTCGTCCGGGTCAACCTCACCGGGACCTGGCTGGTCGGACGCGAGGCCGGCAAGGCCCTCACCCGCCAGGGGCGCGGCGGCCGCATCGTCAACCTCACGACCGTCTACGCCGAGCGCGTCGGGCCCGTCCCGGAGTCGGCGTACTACTCGTCCAAGGCGGGCGTCGTGAACGTGACCCGGGCGCTGGCCGCCGAACTCGGCCCGCACGGCGTCAACGTCAACTGCCTCGCCCCCGGCGTCTTCTACCCCACCCAGATGACGGCCCCGCTCGGCGACGACCCCGACCGGCTCCGCTGGTTCGGCGAGCGCACGATGCTCGGCCGCCTCGGCGACCCCGCCACCGACTTCGCCGGCCCCCTGCTCCTGCTCGCGAGCCCCGCCGCCGCGTACATGACCGGCCAGGTCGTGTACGTCGACGGCGGCTGGTCCGCCTGGTAGCCCGACACACCCTCTAAGGAGACTCTTCGATGACCGCCGCCAAGAAGGCCCTGCTCATGCTCGACTACCAGGTCGCGCTCTGCGAGGAAGGGCCGCACCTGCGGATGCCGCCGCTCGCCGCGCAGATCGCCGAGCGCGGTGTGCTCGCGACCGCCGAGCGCGTGCTGGCCGCCGCCCGCGCCGCCGGGACGCTCGTCGTCCACGTGCGGCTGGCGTTCGACCCGTCCTACAAGCTGCGCACCAACCGGCTCCCGCGCTTCGACCCCTACGAGGAGCAGCGCGCGATGCTCGCCGACTCGCCGGAGGCACAGATCGTCAAGGCGCTCGCGCCGGTCGCCGGGGAGCCCGTGGTCGACAAGGGCTGCGTGGACCCGTTCGTCGGGACGGCCCTGCGCGACGTCCTCGCCGCCGAAGGGGTGACGGAGGTCGTCCTCGGCGGTGTCGCGACGAACCTGGTCGTGGAGTCGGCGGCGCGGCACGCTTCCGACTCCGGCCTCCAGGTGACCGTCGTCGAGGACATGTGCGCCTCGTTCCGCCCCGACTTCCACGAGTTCTCCGTGGCGAACATGCTGCCGCTGTTCGGCACGGTGACCACCTCCGCCGACCTGCGGTTCTGAAGGGGCGCGGCATGACCGAACCAACCCACCGGTACGACGTCGTCGTGGTCGGCGGCGGCGTCGCCGGGCTGTCGGCCGCCGTCGCGGCGGCCGAGGGCGGCGCCCGCGTCGCGGTCCTCGAACGTTCCACGGAGGCCGAGACCGGCGGCAACACCCGCCACACCGAGGCGTTCCTGCGGATGAAGTCGCTGGACGAGGTCGCCGACGGCTTCGAGGACGCCCTCGTGGACGACTTCATGGGCCACCCGGACCCGTCCATCGTCAACGACGCGGCCCTCCCGGCGCGGCGGCAGAGCCCCCTCTACCGCGCCACCCACACCGTCGACCCCGACTACGTCGCGACGCTCGCGGAGCAGGCGCCGCCAACGCTGCGCTGGATGTCCGGGCACGGCGTCCGGTTCGACTTCATGCCGACGCCGTTCCTCACGCAGTCGACCACCCGGATGGCGCCGGTCGGCGGCGGGCTCGCCATCGTCGAGACGATGGGCAAGGCCGCGCGCGACCTCGGCGTGGAGTTCCACTTCGAGACCACGGCCCGCCGCCTCACCTTCTCCGGGGACGGCATCGACGGCGTGTTCGCGCACACCCCGTCCGGTCCGGCCGTGTTCGCGGGCGCGGTCGTCCTCGCCAGTGGCGGCTACCAGGGCAACTTCGAGCTGATGGCCCGCTACCACGGCGAGCGGGCGCTGACCTGCCGCCCGGTCGCCAAGGGCGGCAACTACAACAAGGGCGAGGGGCTGGAGATGGCGCTGGCGCTCGGCGCCGCCACCGCCGGGAACTTCGCGCTGTTCCACGCCGAGCCCGTCGACCCGCGCAGCGGCGAGCCGGAGGCGGCGGTCTTCTGCTTCCCCTACGGCGTGCTGGTCAACCGGGAGGGGCGGCGGTTCGCCGACGAGGCGCGCGGCACCGTCGACGCCTGGTACGAGCGGACGACCCGCGCCATCCAGGGCCAGACCGAGGGGATCGCCTGGGTGATCCTCGACCAGCGCGGGCTGGCCGTCCCGAACCTGATGGCGGGGGTCCGCACCGACATCCCGCCCGTCAGCGCCGACACGATCGGGGAGCTGGCGCGGCGGTTGGAGCTGCCGGTCGCGGAGCTGGAGGCGACGATCGCCGCCTACAACGCGGCCTGCCCGCCCTCAGACGGGGTCGACCACACGCCCGCCTTCGACCACACACGGCCGGACGGCCTCGCGACCGGCGGGCTCGTCCCGCCCAAGTCGAACTGGGCGCGGCCCATCGCGGACGGGCCGTTCGCCGCCTACCCGATCATGGCGGCGAACGTGTTCAGCTTCGGCGGGCTCAAGACCACCTCCGCCGCCGAGGTCGTCGACCGCGACGGACGTCCCATGCCCGGCCTGTACGCGGCGGGGGAGCTGACCGGGCTGTACTACTCCAACTACACCGGCTCCACGTCCGTGCTGCGCGGCGCGACGTTCGGCCGGATCGCGGGTGCCAACGCGGCGGCCCGCAGGGCGGGGGCACGGTGACGCGGATCTGGCACCAGTCGTTCACGGTCCTGGACGACGTCCCGCACTACCGGGACGCGCTGGCCCGCCACCTGCGGTCGCAGGCGGCGCCCGGCACCGAGATCGACTTCCACGGGATGAAGCCGGGCACCTACCCGTCCGACTATCCGGGGACGCACATCGGCTACGCCTACCTCGCCGGGCTGCACCGCGAGCAGTTCGCGCACGCGGCGCTCCGCGCGCAGGACGAGGGCTACGACGCGTTCCTCATCGCGACGATCCCCGACACCGCGTACGAGGAGGTCCGGACGCTGGTCGACATCCCCGTCGTCGCGTTCGGCCAGACGTCGGTGCTGATGGCGGGCGCGCTCGGCGACCGCGTCGGGATCGTCAACTTCATCGGCGCCCTCGAACCGCAGCTGCGCCGCAACATGCGCAACTACCGGCTGGATCAGCTCGTCGGCCCGATCGTGCAGGTCGAGGCGGAGTTCACCGACGTGATGGCCGCGTACGCCGACCCGGAGCCGCTGCTGGACGCGTTCACCCGGGCCGCCCGCACGGCGATCGCGGACGGCGCGAACGTCATCGTCCCCGGCGAGGGGCCGCTCAACGTGTTCCTCGCCGACCAGGGCCTGTCACGCGTGGACGACGTGCCGGTGCTCGACTCGCTCGGCACGTGCGTGCGGGTCGCGGAGCTGCGCGCCGCGCAGTTCCGCGCGACCGGGCTCGCCCCCGCGCGCACCGGCTTCTACGGGGCCCGGCCGCCCCGCCCGCTGGTCGACGCCGCGCGCGACTTCTACGGCGTGAACGGGACCCTGGCGTGACCGGCTGGGACGCCGAGGTCGACGTCGCGATCGCGGGCGGCGGCGCCTGCGGCGTGATGACCGCCCTCCGCGCGGCGTGCGATCCCGGCCTGGTCGTCGCCGTGTTCGAGAAGTCGGCCCGCGAGGGGTGCAACGCCGCGATCTCGTCGGGCTCCCTCGCGGCGGGCGGCACCCGCTGGCAGGCCGCCGCCGGAGTGGACGACTCGCCGGAGCGGCACGCCGACGACATCCTGCGCGCGAGCGGCGACGAGGAATGGCGCCCGGTCGTGGAGGCGCTGTGCGCGGCGGCGCCGGAGTTCGTGGAGTGGATCGCGGAGACCGGCTACCCCGTCGAACTCGGCCTCGACATGCCGCGCGCCGGGATGACGGCCCGGCGACTGCACACCGACACCGGGCGGCTGGGCGGCGGGCGGCTCATGCGGCACCTGCGCGGCCTCCTCGAAGAGCACGACAACGTCGCCTTCGTGGACGAGGCCCCGGTCGTCGACCTCGTGTCGGACGGCGGCGAGGTCACCGGCGTCGTCGTCTCGCAGAACGGGTCACTGCAACGCGTCCGGGCCGGAACCGTCGTCCTGGCCGCCGACGGGTTCGCGGGCGGCCAGGCTCTGGTCAAGGAGCACATGCCCCATCTGGGGACGCCGTTCTACGGCGGCGTCTCCACCTCGACCGGCGACGCGCTGGGCTGGGCGCGGCGGCTCGGCGCGCAGGTGCGGAACATGGGCGCCGGACTGCGCTCCGGGCTCGTCGTCGTGGACCACGGCACGCGGGTGTCCCCGGCGCTGCCGTTCAACGGCGCGGTGCTGGTCAACCTCGACGGCGAGCGTTTCGTGGACGAGGAGTCCAAGGGCTACTCGTCCATGGCCGGGATCCTGCAGGGCCAGCCGGGCGAGCGCGCCGCGATGGTCTGGGACGCGACCGCGATGGCGGCCACCCGCGAGTCGGAGATGATGCGCGAATGCCTCGCCGCAGGGGCCGTCCATGACCGTCCCGCGATCGAGGACCTGGCCGCCTCGCTCGGCCGGACGGTCGCGGAGACCGAGCGCGCCCTGGCCCCGCTGCCGGGACGCCGCCGCCTCACCGCGCCCTACCACCTCGCCTGGGTCACCCACGGGCTGCTCGCCACCCAGGGCGGGCTCGTGATCGACCCGTCCGGCCGCGTCCTGGACGGCGCCGGCGCGCCGATCCCCGGCCTGTACGCGGGCGGCGGCACCGCCTGCGGACTGGCCGGGCCGCACTCCGACGGCTACCTCTCCGGCAACGGGCTGCTGTCCGCCTTCGGCATGGGCTGGATCATCGGCAACGGCCTCGCTCAGCGGAGGTAGACCATGCCGTCGATCCCGACCGTCGGCCGCCCGGACGTGCCCGCGACGACGATCTTGACGGTGTGCTTGCCGCTGGCGCTCCACGTGCGCGTCCACGTGATCTGCCGGTAGAGGGTGGACGACGAGCGGGTGTCCACCGTGGCGACCTTGGCGCCGTCCACGTAGACGTACACCGCGCCGAGGTTGGACGCCCGCTTGAAGATCAGGCCCGCGGCGCGGCCGGTGAACGTCCAGCTCGCGCTGGCGCCCTTGGAACTGCTGTAGAGGCCGCGACCGCCCAGGTAGGACGTGGTGGTCGTGGTCTTCCAGGTGCCGGTGCGGCGCGCGGCGCCCTCGTTGTAGTAGCCCGTGTAGCGGCTGAGGGCGGCGGTGCCGGTGTTGCCCGCGGCGTCCCCGGCGGTCAGCGACCACGACTGCGTCGCCGCCGCCTTCGAGGTCGCGGCCCAGCTCGTCGCGGTCGTGGGGAACGTCTTCGCGGACGGCGACGTGGCCTTCAACGAGCTGAGCAGCGCGTTGTCAGTGGCCTTCCAAGACAGCGTGACGGGGACCGCGCTGCCGTTGACCGTCGACTTGCGCAGCGCCAGCGCCATGGACGACACGACCGGCCGGGTCGTGTCGGCGACGACTGTGAAGACGGGCGAGGCAGAGGCGGTGCCGTCGGCGAAGGCGGCGTGCAATTGCACGCTGTGCGAACCCGGCTTGAGTGTGACCGTCGCAGACGACGCTCCGGCGGCGGGCTTGGCGACCGTCGCGCCGTCCACGCTGACGGTGTAGGTGGCGCCTTCAGCCGGCGTCCAGTTCAGGGTGGCCGTGCTCTTGGTGTAGTAGCGGCCCCCGGCGGCCTTGGCACCGGACACGGTGGCGGTCAGGGCCGGGACCGTGGCCTGCTTCGCGGCCGTCCGGATCGCGGGGAGCTTGGCGTAGAGCTGCTCGCCGGGGCACGCGGTCGCGAACCCGTCGCGATGGCCGGAGATCGTGTTGAACTCGACCTTCTGCCCGAACGGGTACTTGCCGCCCGAGCCGTCCGGGGCGGCCGAGGTCAGGACCGTCTTCGCGGTGGGGTCGACACCCGTCAGCCCCAGCTTCCACGCGGCGGTCTTGGCGACGCCGTCGAGGGTGGCCTTGGTCGGTGCCGCGCCGGGGGTGGTCGGGTCGGCGGCGGCGGTGTGGGTGCCGAGGACGGCGATCCCGGTGGTGTCGGTGTTGAACCCGTAGGTGTGGGCGCCGTGAACGGGACGCTCGACGCCGCCGGCCCGCCCCTCGTACACCGTGCCGCACTTGTCGACCAGGAAGTTGTAGCCGATGTCGTCCCAGCCCTGGCTCTTCACGTGGTACAGGA
It encodes:
- a CDS encoding SDR family NAD(P)-dependent oxidoreductase, which encodes MVTPSFDLTGQVAVVVGAAAGGLGERAARALADAGATVAVADLASRADDLAETARACGAASTHEVDVTDEASVAALIEAVTTGHGGLDVVVNAAGVMLRKPYDETSVEEFERVVRVNLTGTWLVGREAGKALTRQGRGGRIVNLTTVYAERVGPVPESAYYSSKAGVVNVTRALAAELGPHGVNVNCLAPGVFYPTQMTAPLGDDPDRLRWFGERTMLGRLGDPATDFAGPLLLLASPAAAYMTGQVVYVDGGWSAW
- a CDS encoding cysteine hydrolase family protein yields the protein MTAAKKALLMLDYQVALCEEGPHLRMPPLAAQIAERGVLATAERVLAAARAAGTLVVHVRLAFDPSYKLRTNRLPRFDPYEEQRAMLADSPEAQIVKALAPVAGEPVVDKGCVDPFVGTALRDVLAAEGVTEVVLGGVATNLVVESAARHASDSGLQVTVVEDMCASFRPDFHEFSVANMLPLFGTVTTSADLRF
- a CDS encoding FAD-dependent oxidoreductase, producing the protein MTEPTHRYDVVVVGGGVAGLSAAVAAAEGGARVAVLERSTEAETGGNTRHTEAFLRMKSLDEVADGFEDALVDDFMGHPDPSIVNDAALPARRQSPLYRATHTVDPDYVATLAEQAPPTLRWMSGHGVRFDFMPTPFLTQSTTRMAPVGGGLAIVETMGKAARDLGVEFHFETTARRLTFSGDGIDGVFAHTPSGPAVFAGAVVLASGGYQGNFELMARYHGERALTCRPVAKGGNYNKGEGLEMALALGAATAGNFALFHAEPVDPRSGEPEAAVFCFPYGVLVNREGRRFADEARGTVDAWYERTTRAIQGQTEGIAWVILDQRGLAVPNLMAGVRTDIPPVSADTIGELARRLELPVAELEATIAAYNAACPPSDGVDHTPAFDHTRPDGLATGGLVPPKSNWARPIADGPFAAYPIMAANVFSFGGLKTTSAAEVVDRDGRPMPGLYAAGELTGLYYSNYTGSTSVLRGATFGRIAGANAAARRAGAR
- a CDS encoding aspartate/glutamate racemase family protein, whose translation is MTRIWHQSFTVLDDVPHYRDALARHLRSQAAPGTEIDFHGMKPGTYPSDYPGTHIGYAYLAGLHREQFAHAALRAQDEGYDAFLIATIPDTAYEEVRTLVDIPVVAFGQTSVLMAGALGDRVGIVNFIGALEPQLRRNMRNYRLDQLVGPIVQVEAEFTDVMAAYADPEPLLDAFTRAARTAIADGANVIVPGEGPLNVFLADQGLSRVDDVPVLDSLGTCVRVAELRAAQFRATGLAPARTGFYGARPPRPLVDAARDFYGVNGTLA
- a CDS encoding FAD-binding protein; this encodes MTGWDAEVDVAIAGGGACGVMTALRAACDPGLVVAVFEKSAREGCNAAISSGSLAAGGTRWQAAAGVDDSPERHADDILRASGDEEWRPVVEALCAAAPEFVEWIAETGYPVELGLDMPRAGMTARRLHTDTGRLGGGRLMRHLRGLLEEHDNVAFVDEAPVVDLVSDGGEVTGVVVSQNGSLQRVRAGTVVLAADGFAGGQALVKEHMPHLGTPFYGGVSTSTGDALGWARRLGAQVRNMGAGLRSGLVVVDHGTRVSPALPFNGAVLVNLDGERFVDEESKGYSSMAGILQGQPGERAAMVWDATAMAATRESEMMRECLAAGAVHDRPAIEDLAASLGRTVAETERALAPLPGRRRLTAPYHLAWVTHGLLATQGGLVIDPSGRVLDGAGAPIPGLYAGGGTACGLAGPHSDGYLSGNGLLSAFGMGWIIGNGLAQRR
- a CDS encoding N-acetylmuramoyl-L-alanine amidase produces the protein MLKRTIIGASAAAVAVAGTVTWTVTANSTPEPTAATAAAAKGPGAGRVHTRGLRELAGAATARSGKTAGLPAATTEPFSLVGVTWDRPREELRGTVRVRTRDAATGTWSGWHVLEPELADAPDRGQDGRGGTNGLWVGPSNGVEVRVAGQGRTLPEGLRVDLIDPGARTAQSPGAPTPRAAGPDAGTGMKLVAATTPLNAPAAAPVTAPKPAIVARAGWGADESIVRNPPTYDTSVKAVFVHHTDTGNDYTCAESASVIRSVFLYHVKSQGWDDIGYNFLVDKCGTVYEGRAGGVERPVHGAHTYGFNTDTTGIAVLGTHTAAADPTTPGAAPTKATLDGVAKTAAWKLGLTGVDPTAKTVLTSAAPDGSGGKYPFGQKVEFNTISGHRDGFATACPGEQLYAKLPAIRTAAKQATVPALTATVSGAKAAGGRYYTKSTATLNWTPAEGATYTVSVDGATVAKPAAGASSATVTLKPGSHSVQLHAAFADGTASASPVFTVVADTTRPVVSSMALALRKSTVNGSAVPVTLSWKATDNALLSSLKATSPSAKTFPTTATSWAATSKAAATQSWSLTAGDAAGNTGTAALSRYTGYYNEGAARRTGTWKTTTTTSYLGGRGLYSSSKGASASWTFTGRAAGLIFKRASNLGAVYVYVDGAKVATVDTRSSSTLYRQITWTRTWSASGKHTVKIVVAGTSGRPTVGIDGMVYLR